A region of Chlamydia crocodili DNA encodes the following proteins:
- a CDS encoding polymorphic outer membrane protein middle domain-containing protein — protein sequence MKSSVPWLLISSAITLPLSSIVAAEEAVVEVSEPKVSQSQNGNVNLGPSDNYPGTGGNGSGFTYKETSTPTGTIYTLTGDVSISNVTATQAPASSNQPEVQSQPKVESIEKNGAESENGKSNSESDKENKNASSEGDSSTSSGERSSTEPKIEESSSAESPQPSTTVVSTENNSSSSSESTEVTSNSGTETVTTSRVSSRSLRADIVASDASSSSSSDSSNPNGSQVSQTPTKSCFSNTAGPLTFVGASHSLIFDTVTIEAQGAAINNSAGSALTLSGFSNLSFTKSTNQDQTKADSAIYVGPKKSEVPANGGVGVVPGASSVPGNSVSNSASEPNAAASLWMISSDTSASEKGSSGENSVASPKAAEEAASTPAIILKENVNITFSGNSSKKAGGAINVDGGSATIENNTGICTFSNNNAKEQGGAVSVTGNFDIAGNKTVVFSGNKAEVVPSPTESPEGKAAAVVSNQAQTPATGTGGAIHCLAGDASVPAAKAPEKVVAAATEGVLPSIRAVSLSADSPAPKVEKQADAAAAADPCVTISGNTTVTFDNNSSTVSGGAIHTKKLVLSSGGDITFSNNSSGKGGAIFITDGGDIRITAATGSITFQGNTVTTADPITIPAKPQAGAADSAVARPVSSNGQADAPQANAVQPEDGKIVAAFATFANAQVDAKAKADQNQPQKPSHNAIHLGSGATISQLRAGTGQTIFFYDPITTTKPAAASAGSSGSSGPAGPTGAYGIRAAAVTAAGAAQAATPKTPLKINAPDAQEPALKEAPVSGETKQATYNGTIVFSGEKLSAEDAKNPLNAMSVINTDVSLEAGTLVLRSGAGLLVDSFVQKDGSLIIMDGGTSIITNVPAVSNPSSKAASVPTVPNNVVPVVNASSKSDLKIISDLVASSLINFKPRGPSASAPAVSNSQVQNPDGSITITNLAVNLDSLSGGKVITLAATGTGNVTLTGDLKFQDSSQNFYDNPMLNKNFSANILDISTTTGGKVNTEGFNMIPQGSTSSNVGYQGKWEVKEVKDASGKVSFELQWISTGYTPTPNRRATLVPNSLWCSAIDIRAIQQLVEVSTQGEDFHKGIWISGISNFFHRDSMKVQKGFRHISSGYVVGASTQPITDRVIDIAFCQMFGKSKDYHLAKTRSHIYAASIHTKREKLINHYKLSNKKGSILNKLPEQMPVIFDAQLSYSLSHNSMTTKHTPDPSSKGKWNNHCVAGELGSYLPIVIDNPFIEEFSPFMKLHVVFVQQEDFKETKGGDANRNFQSAHFVNISLPIGMKFEKTNKYNIYNISLIYQPDIYRDAPKSKVFLPSTDTGWSTGATNLARQALIIDGCNHHHLTDSFEVFCHGAFELRESSRNYNLDLGGRYKF from the coding sequence ATGAAGTCTTCCGTTCCTTGGTTGTTAATCTCATCAGCAATTACACTTCCATTATCCTCTATTGTTGCTGCCGAAGAAGCAGTTGTAGAAGTTTCTGAACCAAAAGTTTCTCAATCTCAAAATGGAAACGTAAATTTAGGTCCTAGCGATAATTATCCAGGAACAGGAGGTAATGGATCTGGATTTACTTATAAGGAAACCTCAACTCCCACAGGAACTATCTATACACTGACGGGTGACGTATCGATATCTAATGTAACCGCTACCCAAGCACCGGCTTCCAGCAATCAACCTGAAGTTCAGTCTCAGCCTAAAGTTGAATCTATAGAGAAAAATGGTGCTGAATCCGAAAATGGAAAATCTAATAGCGAAAGTGATAAGGAAAATAAGAACGCAAGTTCAGAAGGAGATTCTTCAACCTCTTCAGGAGAGCGTTCAAGTACAGAACCAAAAATAGAAGAATCATCCAGCGCAGAATCTCCACAACCAAGTACTACAGTTGTTAGCACTGAAAACAATTCTAGCTCTAGTTCTGAATCCACTGAAGTTACATCAAATTCTGGAACTGAAACAGTAACAACATCTCGCGTTTCATCTAGATCACTAAGAGCTGATATTGTCGCCTCAGACGCAAGCAGTTCATCTAGCTCCGATTCTTCAAATCCCAATGGATCTCAAGTCTCTCAGACCCCGACTAAAAGTTGTTTCTCAAATACTGCAGGCCCTCTTACTTTTGTTGGAGCTAGTCATTCCCTCATTTTTGATACTGTAACCATAGAAGCTCAAGGAGCTGCTATTAATAATAGTGCTGGATCAGCTTTAACATTGTCAGGATTTAGTAACTTATCCTTCACTAAATCTACAAACCAGGATCAAACAAAAGCAGACAGTGCTATCTATGTAGGACCTAAAAAATCTGAGGTTCCTGCAAACGGAGGTGTTGGAGTGGTTCCTGGAGCTAGTAGTGTTCCTGGAAATTCTGTGAGTAACAGCGCATCAGAACCAAATGCTGCAGCAAGCCTCTGGATGATATCTTCGGATACCAGTGCATCTGAGAAAGGTAGTTCTGGTGAAAACAGTGTTGCCAGTCCAAAAGCTGCTGAAGAAGCTGCATCTACTCCAGCCATTATCCTTAAAGAAAACGTCAATATCACATTTTCTGGTAACTCCTCTAAAAAAGCTGGTGGAGCTATTAATGTTGACGGTGGTTCAGCAACAATAGAAAATAATACGGGAATATGTACCTTCTCAAATAACAATGCTAAAGAACAAGGTGGTGCTGTATCTGTTACTGGAAATTTCGATATCGCTGGAAACAAAACAGTCGTCTTTTCCGGAAATAAAGCCGAAGTTGTTCCGTCACCTACGGAATCACCTGAAGGAAAAGCTGCAGCAGTTGTTTCAAATCAAGCTCAAACACCAGCGACAGGTACCGGTGGAGCCATTCATTGTTTAGCTGGTGATGCCTCTGTTCCCGCTGCTAAAGCTCCAGAAAAAGTTGTTGCCGCTGCCACAGAAGGAGTCCTTCCTTCTATAAGAGCTGTATCGTTATCAGCAGATAGTCCGGCTCCTAAAGTTGAGAAACAAGCGGATGCCGCTGCAGCCGCTGATCCATGTGTAACCATCTCAGGAAATACTACTGTTACATTTGATAATAATTCCTCTACTGTTAGTGGTGGAGCTATTCATACTAAGAAATTAGTTCTATCTTCTGGTGGCGATATCACCTTCTCTAATAACTCTTCCGGAAAAGGTGGAGCTATCTTCATTACTGATGGTGGAGATATCCGCATTACTGCTGCTACAGGATCAATTACTTTCCAAGGCAATACAGTTACAACAGCTGACCCAATCACTATTCCTGCCAAACCACAAGCAGGAGCCGCAGATTCTGCAGTCGCTAGACCAGTCTCTAGTAATGGTCAAGCTGATGCTCCTCAGGCAAATGCTGTTCAACCTGAGGATGGAAAAATTGTAGCTGCGTTTGCAACTTTTGCTAATGCTCAAGTAGATGCTAAAGCTAAGGCAGATCAAAATCAACCTCAAAAACCCTCCCACAATGCTATTCATTTAGGTAGTGGAGCGACAATTTCACAATTACGTGCTGGAACTGGGCAAACGATTTTCTTCTATGATCCTATTACAACTACCAAACCAGCTGCTGCTAGCGCAGGATCGTCTGGATCATCAGGACCTGCAGGCCCGACTGGAGCTTATGGAATAAGAGCTGCCGCAGTTACTGCTGCTGGAGCAGCTCAAGCTGCAACACCTAAAACTCCTCTAAAAATCAATGCTCCTGATGCACAGGAACCAGCATTAAAAGAAGCTCCTGTTTCTGGAGAAACAAAACAAGCCACTTACAATGGTACTATTGTCTTCTCTGGAGAAAAACTCTCAGCCGAAGATGCTAAAAATCCATTGAATGCAATGAGCGTTATTAATACTGATGTATCTCTTGAAGCAGGAACTCTTGTTTTAAGAAGTGGAGCTGGTCTTCTTGTAGACTCTTTTGTACAGAAAGATGGTTCTTTGATCATTATGGATGGTGGAACATCAATTATAACAAATGTTCCAGCTGTTTCAAATCCTAGTTCTAAGGCTGCTTCAGTACCAACAGTTCCTAATAATGTAGTTCCTGTTGTAAATGCGTCCTCTAAATCAGACCTTAAAATTATATCTGATTTAGTAGCCTCCTCTTTAATCAACTTTAAACCAAGAGGTCCTTCTGCATCTGCGCCTGCTGTATCTAACTCACAAGTACAAAATCCAGACGGGTCAATTACAATTACTAATCTTGCTGTTAATTTAGATTCTCTGAGTGGAGGAAAAGTTATCACTCTTGCCGCTACTGGAACAGGAAATGTTACTTTGACAGGAGATTTGAAATTCCAAGATAGCAGTCAGAATTTCTACGATAATCCGATGTTAAACAAAAACTTCTCAGCAAATATCTTAGATATTTCAACAACTACTGGAGGCAAAGTAAATACTGAAGGTTTCAATATGATCCCTCAAGGTTCTACGAGCTCTAATGTTGGTTATCAAGGAAAGTGGGAAGTTAAGGAAGTTAAAGATGCTAGTGGTAAAGTCTCCTTTGAACTTCAATGGATATCCACAGGTTACACACCCACTCCAAATCGCCGTGCAACTTTAGTGCCTAACAGCTTATGGTGTTCTGCTATTGATATTCGTGCTATTCAACAACTTGTTGAAGTTAGCACCCAAGGCGAAGACTTCCATAAGGGTATATGGATTTCAGGAATCTCTAACTTCTTCCATAGAGACTCCATGAAAGTACAGAAAGGGTTTCGTCATATTAGTTCGGGATATGTTGTGGGCGCAAGCACACAACCGATCACTGATAGGGTTATTGATATTGCTTTCTGTCAGATGTTTGGTAAATCTAAAGATTACCATCTTGCAAAAACTAGATCGCATATCTATGCAGCATCTATCCATACGAAACGTGAAAAGCTAATCAATCACTACAAGCTCTCGAATAAGAAAGGTTCTATCCTTAACAAACTCCCTGAGCAAATGCCTGTAATCTTTGATGCTCAACTTAGCTACAGTTTAAGTCATAACTCTATGACTACAAAACACACTCCCGATCCTTCATCAAAAGGTAAATGGAATAACCACTGCGTAGCTGGAGAACTAGGAAGCTATCTTCCTATAGTTATTGATAATCCATTTATTGAAGAGTTCTCTCCATTCATGAAACTTCATGTTGTCTTCGTACAACAAGAAGACTTCAAAGAAACTAAAGGAGGAGATGCAAATAGGAATTTCCAAAGTGCTCACTTTGTAAATATTTCCCTCCC
- a CDS encoding DUF378 domain-containing protein has product MLGKLVRGLSSLIVVLCALNVGIIGLTHHKVNLIARLCGGASATATQITYIVIGIAGIISLISYCSCCSKKHQGGDCCTKGHTSHHCDPKN; this is encoded by the coding sequence ATGCTAGGCAAACTCGTTCGGGGATTATCCTCTCTTATTGTTGTTCTTTGTGCATTGAACGTAGGAATTATAGGATTAACTCATCATAAAGTAAACCTTATTGCTCGACTATGCGGAGGCGCAAGCGCAACAGCAACACAAATCACTTATATTGTTATTGGAATCGCTGGGATTATTTCTTTAATAAGCTATTGTAGTTGTTGTTCTAAGAAGCATCAAGGTGGAGATTGCTGTACAAAGGGTCATACATCTCATCATTGCGATCCTAAAAATTAG
- the gatC gene encoding Asp-tRNA(Asn)/Glu-tRNA(Gln) amidotransferase subunit GatC — MTQPYVTREEILLLAKSSALELSEELIQEYETSLNEVIGIMKASISMDVTDVVTEVGLSHVISPEDLREDVVASSFSREEFLINVPESLGGLVKVPTVIK; from the coding sequence ATGACACAACCCTATGTAACTAGAGAAGAAATTTTACTTTTAGCGAAGAGCTCGGCTTTAGAATTAAGTGAAGAGCTTATTCAGGAATATGAGACTTCGTTAAACGAAGTCATCGGCATTATGAAGGCATCTATTTCCATGGATGTAACAGATGTAGTTACTGAAGTTGGTTTATCTCATGTCATCAGCCCTGAAGATTTACGAGAAGATGTCGTCGCCTCAAGTTTCTCTCGTGAGGAGTTTCTTATTAATGTCCCCGAATCTTTAGGGGGATTAGTAAAAGTACCCACAGTAATTAAGTAG